GTCACGTCGATGCGGAGCCAGCGCTCCTCGGTCGAGTCGAAGCCGAGGAGGTCCCGCCCCGTGAGGTCGACGACGTCCGCCCCGGCGAGGAGTACCTGCTCCTCGCCGGGGCAGGCGGCGCCGCGCCAGGGAATATCGCAGCTCGTGATCCGCGCCGAGAACCGCCCCCGATCCGCGACGCCCGAGGCGCGCACGTCCACGTCGATCCGGCCGCCGTGTCCGTCGGGGGCCTCGGCCCACACGCCCACGATCCATGCGGCACTCTCCCCCGGGGTGAGGGAGCGCATCCCGGGCGCCTCGACCGTTCGAAGACGCAGGTACTCGCCTTCGATCAGCTGCGTGGTCGCCGGGCTCACCGGAGCCGGTGGAGCCGCCGGGGCCGTCGGGGTCGTCGGGGCCGGTGGGGTCGGCGCGGCACGGGCCACGGTCGCCCCCGGGCCGAGGTGCAGCAGGGCGGCGAGGGCGACGACCGCGGTCACGCTCGCGCCGCGCCCGCCGTGCCCACCGCGCCCACCGCTCCCACCGTGCCCGCTGTGCCCACCGCTCCCGCCGTGCCCACTGTGCCCGCCGTCTCGGTCGCTCGCAGCATCGCCGGCGGGTGCGGGAGGTGTGTCCTCCCGCGGCCAGAAGGCCCAGAGCACGAGGAGTGCGGCCGCCAGCGTGATCGGGCCGAGCACCAGCGGGTTCCCGAGGGCGGCGACGATCCGGGCTCCGCCCGGAACCGAGCCGAGCACGCGGCGCACCTCGATCGCGTCGTAGACCCGGGTGTCGGGCTCGGCATTCGCGTCGCCCTGCATCCGAAAGCGCGTCTCGCCCGTGGCCGCGTCGGTGCCGAGGACCTCGATCACGCGGTGGGTGACGGGCAGCTGCCCGGCCTCGCGTTCCACGGTCACCACGTCGCCCATCTCGATCCCGGCGGCGGGGACCTCGCGCACGAGCGCCACGGCACCGGCGGGGATCGATGGCCCCATCGATCCCGTGCGAAAGAGCACGATACTGATATTCAGGGAGATTCCGGCAATGGCGAGCACGGCGATGACCGCCCCGGCGATTGCCGCGAGGTTGAGCAGCAATCCGCCGGCGCGGTCACGCAGGGTCGGGGGCGGCGAGGAATGGCGTGGTCTCATCTATCCGCTTCCACCGGTGGGGTCTCGACCGGGGTCGAGACCCCACCCGTTCGAATACGACTACTTGGACTCCGCGTCGAAGGTCCAGGTCGTGGACGCCGAGGCGCCCTGCGCCAGGTCGGCCGAGGCCGTCACGACGAAGCACAGGAACGCGGGTGTGCCCGCGTCGAGGGTGGTGTTGTAGGTGCCGGTGTCGAGGTTGGAGTCGGTCAGGACTGGGTCGCCGGCGACCCCGGTCGTGCATTCGGCCGCATCGCCGACCTCGTACAGGTCGTACGTCAGGCCGGTGAGTGCCGTGCCGCTCGTGGACATCGTCACGTCCGCCGAATAGTCGCCGGTCACCTGGAGCCCGAACGGGGCGGCCACGGTGTCGCTCGGTGCCAGGGTGCCCGCATCGAACGCGAGCGTGGCCGGCGCGCTCTGGCCGTTGTTCGCCCAGTTCGTGCCGTCGGTGCTGCTCTGGAGCGCGAACGTGCCGGTCGTGAAGGTG
The window above is part of the Pseudactinotalea sp. HY158 genome. Proteins encoded here:
- a CDS encoding SipW-dependent-type signal peptide-containing protein, encoding MKQSTRSRKFKAILAGGAVLGVGAAVTLAAWSDDQAATGTFTTGTFALQSSTDGTNWANNGQSAPATLAFDAGTLAPSDTVAAPFGLQVTGDYSADVTMSTSGTALTGLTYDLYEVGDAAECTTGVAGDPVLTDSNLDTGTYNTTLDAGTPAFLCFVVTASADLAQGASASTTWTFDAESK
- a CDS encoding signal peptidase I — translated: MRPRHSSPPPTLRDRAGGLLLNLAAIAGAVIAVLAIAGISLNISIVLFRTGSMGPSIPAGAVALVREVPAAGIEMGDVVTVEREAGQLPVTHRVIEVLGTDAATGETRFRMQGDANAEPDTRVYDAIEVRRVLGSVPGGARIVAALGNPLVLGPITLAAALLVLWAFWPREDTPPAPAGDAASDRDGGHSGHGGSGGHSGHGGSGGRGGHGGRGASVTAVVALAALLHLGPGATVARAAPTPPAPTTPTAPAAPPAPVSPATTQLIEGEYLRLRTVEAPGMRSLTPGESAAWIVGVWAEAPDGHGGRIDVDVRASGVADRGRFSARITSCDIPWRGAACPGEEQVLLAGADVVDLTGRDLLGFDSTEERWLRIDVTLDPRAPQDGSVDLTVRARGFGEEISDDGAHLPATGAGPAWPALAAGLLALTAGAALIRRRTTR